In Miscanthus floridulus cultivar M001 chromosome 8, ASM1932011v1, whole genome shotgun sequence, the sequence AGAAAGCACCTAACTTATAAATTCCATTCCGGTGGTCATTCCGGTTTTGTTGTTGGAATGGAACGTACCAATACCGGCCCATTCCGACGTACCATTCTGGAGTGCAGAttttatatataataatatattgagtgtatatatatatatatatatatatatatatatatatatatatatatatatatatattgtgtatattatattatacatatatatatgtaaaaaTAGTTTCAGcgtgaaaaaaaaacatttttggCCCAAGTGGCCCAACATAGCTCTCTTGGCCCATGAAACAACACACAGGAAAAAGGCAACGAAGGAATCGAGTCCCTCGGCCCTTGgttgctggagtgctcggcatagTGGACGAGTGGACGACTGCCACCGCTGCGCTCGCCGCCCTCGCCGCTATGCTCGACGGCCCGCCTCCGCTGCGCTCGACTTCTCCACCGCTGTGATCGAGGATTTCTTAGATCTTGAATATTTCTTTCAATTTTTGCATCCGAGATGTATTTGGAAGAGGCATTGTTTTTCGATTTCATTCTTCCTACTCAAAATCCGATTGGTTTCTCTTTGATTTCTCACTTTCAGATGTGCTCACATGACCGGTACCGGGGTTAACGGAACGCACGGTTCCACCCGGAACGGGCGGAATTGCCCGGAATCCTGGCCGGTACGGGATGCTGTGTCCTCTGTGCCGCTCTGGTGGCCGGCACGAGACGTTTCGGCCATTCCGGCCGGTACCGGAATGGTTTGGTTTGCCACCACTACCGCCGAATCAGTAGGAAATCTCGAGAAAATTTAGCCGGCTGCCTTTAAATTAGGAAATCAGGTCGAAACTCGAAGCTACGGCCGAATTTCCCCGCCGCAACGAAGCTCCCCACCCACCCGCCTCATTTCCCTTTCCCTCCGCTCCGCCTCCCCTCGCTCGGTCACTCCCCACACCGAATCCGCCGCACCGGGACCCCGGACCGCGCGCGCGCCGGCGGCGATGCGGTGGgacgcggcggaggcggaggcggcgctcgAGCGGATCTGGGACCTCCACGACCGCCTCAGCGACGCCATCCTCGCCGCCTCCCGCGCGCACCTCCTCCTCCCCGCTCCCCCGCCCCATCCCGTGCCGTCCGCGCCCTTCGCCAAAGGGACCCACCGCGTCTGCGGCGGCAGCAAGAACGGCTGCGTCTTCGTCAAGGGcgggggcggaggcggaggcggaggcggcgatgCGCTGGCCGCCGCCGCGGAGGCCGTGGCCGAGGCCAGGAGCCTGCACGCCATCCGCTCCGCGCTCGAGGACGTTGAGGACCACCTCGAGTTTTTACACGTGCGACTCCTGCTCCACTTCCACCCCTCTGCTCCCCCCTAGGGAATAGGGATAGAGCATCCCATCCCAGTCCCAGCTGTTCTAGGGTTTCGCGCGGTTGGCAGTGGGAGTTAATTCTGGTTAGGACCACCGGTTCTGTGACGAATGGGGACTGCTTTTGGGAGCTCCTGTCGCGCGTTGTTCTCGTGATTGCCTTGCCGGTCGTTGCGTTCAAGCGATTCAGGCATGAAAAATTAGCGTGTCCTCATCGCCAATAATGCCCATGTCTGTGCTTGTTTTGTGGCCAATTGATTCTCTATTCTCGAACACAATTGGATGGTCGTATCTGTGGTAATCCACAATGACCACCCTTGTGTTTTAATGGGATACAATGCTTGTATGCTATTCTGCTGGTAGAAACTGAGTTGCTGCTGAATATCTATTCTACTAGGTGGGCTGTCAATGTTTTGCCATGATTCCAAATATGTATTTCTTATTTATGTAGTGTTCAGGTCATTTGGCTCACAAGTAGTTGGCCACTTGCGAATGGTTAGGGTGCAGATATCTCGATCGCAGGAACCATGTGGATGTTAAGGGTGTGGTAGTAATCCACATGGCTTTCATTGTCCTTCTGATGCTTGCTCTCTTATGTTTCATGTCCTCTTGATGCCAGTTGGGGCAGAATATTAGTATTTATTTTTATAGTTGATTGTTACTTTGTGCAAAGTGCAAACATAGGGGCACCATTACTCTATGTTGTGGTGTAAGGACTTGGTTCACTTCTCTGTTACATTAAATCTGTTTTACTATTATCTAAATGAGTTCTCAGGTGTTTAAGGGAAAAAAACTACCAGAAAGCTGACCACTTCTGAGGATTACTGGATTTTATAGATATTTACATGCATATTGATTAGCGAAACTTCGGAGTGCTAGGGCTTTTAGTTAACTTATTTTTACTTGTTCCTGTTAAATCTTTTTGTGTGATCTATTTCTCACTTGTGTTAATCTTGCTTCACAGACTGTTCAATCACAACAGCGGGCTGAGCGAGATGCTGCAATTGCTAGACTGGAGCAAAGCCGTCTAGTCCTTGCTATGAGGTTAGCAGAACATCAAGGAAAGAAGTATAGAGTCATCGACGAGGCCTTGGCATTTGTTGGTGAAGTGAGTGACAAGAGTCAATTTATCTCACCTGAAGATGTTCGTGCTACCCATAGCCAATCAGAGGATAATGCAGAGGACAACGGGGGCAATGGTTCAAGGATTATGTCAAACGTGTTATCTTGCAGTTTGTCATTAGCCAAGAATTCATTTCGACTGGACAAGATTGCCAGTGCTCTCGGCAATGCTGCAGTGTTTGCAGTAAGTATGCTTGCTTTCTTGCAGCTGCATCAAATTACATTTGGAAGTAAAGCTCCAGCCATGGAATACAGAAAGAGAATCGAGTACAATTTTCATTCAGGAAGCTCACAACCAAATGGGAAAGGAAAACTTCTGGAGGTTTACCTAGCCAGAGGCTGAAGAATTATTAGATCACGCTGTTTGGCTGTACAGAAAGTTTTGACCAAAGTTCAATTTTATGGGTTTTGTTAGGGCACTGATCATTCTTTACGACGGACTGAACCCTGTTCCATGCAACTAGGGAACTGGCTGTCCGATTCTTTTGGATGGATTTGAAGGATACCACGTATTGTGTATCTCAAATTGTAAATGGCTTTATGCTTAGAGATGGATTGTTTGTAAACCGTGTTCAAGCTAACTTGAACTGCCGTTTTCATCCAGCCTCTACGTTCTTGCCAGTTTTGATCATATTCATTGTACAAAAAGACAGCTTCTTGTTATGCTCTTGAGGTGTGTTCAAGGTTCGTCGCTTGTATCACAAGTTTCAGATTTGTTGGGGCTACAGTATAAGcacatgtgatgcttttaattgTGAGTACTGACGTTATTTGCTTTCTTCTGCCTTGTGCTTGATGATGCCTCACTACTTTGCTTTTTTGTTTGCCGATCTGGCCATGTTTGGTGCAGAAGCTTCTTTGCTTATATGTTCGTATGTGCCCTACTGTTTTCCTTTTCCAGATGTTCCAGTATCCAGCTTTGTTTTTTGAAAGGGTAGTATCCAGCTTTGTTACTTTGACCATTGCTCTACCTGACTCACCCATGCTCCTCCAACTGGCCGGTTGCACTTTGTGCCATTGGTGTCTCCTCTGTTCACTCTCCTGTAATATGTGAGGTCGTTACGTACTCAACAGTAAATGCGTTTTCTTACTTTTCATTATCATACACATACAGAATGCTCATTACATTTTCATTCTCGTACACATACGGAATACTCATTAGACATTAGAGTGGATTTTATTATGCAATGATCGTGGAAGTTTAGGCGAGTCGTTAAAAAATGCTGTTATATGTTGTCACTTATGGGCCCAATTATTGTCACGAGCTTTCACAAAATGAGTTGTATGTACCTTATGACCACAGACTAGTCATAGTATCAATCATTTCACATTTTTCTTGAAAATTTGCCCTCATGTCGTGTCGGAACAAAGACATTTTTGTGCTTTGTTTTGCCCTTTTCTTTTCTCGAATTTGGAGCTGATAAAGTGAAAGGAAATCTTACAAGGGAATAAAGGTCTTGTCTCCCACTCGTTAAGCTCAAAAGAAACAGCCTCTCTTGGACAGAAGAGCAGAGTGTCTGCTGACGTGGAGAAACTAAATTTAATTAAGAGCGGGTTAGGGCAATTGAGGTATTTAAATAGATACTGGAACTTCGGTGAAAAAAATTTAAATGACCTAGTGATCAGTTTACCAGTCAAAACCCATTCTGTACCTGCACatgcttttcttaatttattaTGAACACTTCCTGCTGTCTATTGTTGGCTTCTTGCACACTTGATCGGTGATCAGATGTTACTGTACAAGTTTACAGATTTGTTGCGGTAGTTTAGTGTTTGCACGTGGTCATACAACTACAGATGCTGGCACTGGCCAACAAAGTTAGAACATACAGATGCTTTGGTCTgcatttttttttgagggaaactGGAGGGGCCAAAGCCCCTACAGCAAATTTATTGAAATATAAAAGGTAGCAGCACCGGGATACAActtaagaaacaaagaaagataAAAAGAAAAGCCAAACGAGAAGAAAGATTACAACAGATTTTGGATCCATAGATCAAAAGTTTGAGCTAACTTTGCCTTTGCCCTTAGTTTGGTCTGCATTTTCGTTGATGAGTCCAACTAACATGACAGTTGCAGAACAAAACTCGTCTGTATTAATGCACGCTGCATTAATGCAGTCTCTAGAACAAAAAAGTAGCAACACTCCTAATAAAGGAGATAAAGACATGATGAACAATAGTACGATCATGGAAGAGACATGACGGTTTCTTGATCAGGAGTTTGTCTATATATATGGTGTTTGGTGGTGCGATCATCGCGTCCATTTCTTGGGCTAGTAGCATTTTACTTCTCCGGTCTTGTAGCTTTGGCCCAGCGAACAAGTTGTTGTTGGACTGGCGGCGTGTCCCAAGAATATCATCGATTCGATCGGCGGCGTCCATTCTCCTGGCCCACGCAAACTGCTACTGATAGCTTTATCTTCTTCAATTGAAGTAACTGAGCTGAGCCTACCAAGGATCAAAAGGCATCTAAAGACAAGAAAGCGTAAAGAGTAGCCGGCCACCCAGCGTTCCACTCGTCTGCTTTTCGTGGCCGTTCGATCGGCCGCGCGGACGGCCCAGTTCAGGCGAGCCGCggtcatttttaaaaaaaaaccttctTTTTTCCCGTAAATCAACCCGCGCACCGGAGTCCCTCTCAGGACATTTTGCAAAAAACACCTCAGATTATTTtgaaatcaacccgcggtccaaaacGGATGGCCTctggtttttttttcaaaaaaacccTTATCTTTGTCGAAAATCAACCCACGCTCCACAAACCCTCTCATCATTTTTTGCGAAAACCTCCTCGGATTTTTCTCAAATCAACATACAGGACAACTTTGATTGTATCTTTTTTTTCCCAAAAAACGTGTGGCCAGTGGCCCGCGCGCATGGGCGCGCCCGAAGGACTAGTGTTCTTCAGTTGTAGAGCTGAGCCTCCAGCTTCAGCGCTCTTCAGTTTTCCCACCTTGCGACTGTCCTATGCTAGCGCCATAACGCCGGCTGTCCTCTACTAGCTTCACCTTTGGTGCAGAGTAGGATGCAATTCCAAGCTTCAGAATAGACCAGTTGATTAGAGTGATATATTGCAGAACCATAAAAATAGATTATACTTGCAAAAGGCAGCAATCCAGATAATCGAAGTGGTCGCTTCAAATGTGAATGAAATCATAAATGGAGGATCCAAAGTAGGAATATTATTTTCAAATTACCTGCAGATTGGTTTAAAGCCGTCAAGGGAAGGGTTGAATTTGTGAAACCAATATGCAGAAGCACAATAAATGAGTAATTGCCGCAGAAAAGAGCCGTCGTTGAACAAGCGGTGGTGCCGGCTACATTGATTAGCAGCATTTGTTAACAAATTGTCAGTTGAGAATTTAGGCAGAGAGCAGAGGTGTTAGTGTGTTATTACCTTGTCAATCTTCGTTAGTATGTAGCCAGAAGCCAGGCAAGTAGAGTTATAGCAGGCCTTATTTCTCTTGATGTCTAGCATTGCATTCCTGAGCAACCTCGTCACAGCAATTAGTTTTGATTAGCCATTGCAGTGAATTTGGAAGACCTTGCGTGGGTAGCCATCTGAATTGTTTAGTAGATCCTTGAGGGAGGGACTGCAGAACCGAGTCTAGACTCGGTATCGTTTGCTCAGACTATAGATTTCAGTGCTGAAGGAAGTCAACTTTACAGGTTCGGAAGCACAATAGTAATTGCTGCAGAAACAAGAAGTACTGTGATACTCCATAGTGTGTTGATATGTTAATATGGAAATAAGCAGTGCACCTTGTCAATCTTCATAAGTAGTCCTACCTGGTAGTTTGGCATATACCGCTATATCTGGCCGTGTTCCTCTTAATTTCTGGCATTCCTCGTAAAGCTCTGGGCAGAAATCAGATATACTTAGGCGTTGCAGTGACTCAGGGAAGCCCTCCTTGGGCAGTGACCTGATTCTATACGAACCAGAGATCTGTAAAGACTCTAGAGAAGGGAGGCGACGCAAGACTTGAGGGAGTGACTGCAGAACCCTGCAACCACCAATAAACAGGTATTGGAGGGAGGTGAGGAGCTGAAGCGCCTGCTCCTGCTCTTCCGTGAAGGTCTCCGCCCGCCAATCAAAGCTGAAACATAACGTCCGGAGGGTAGTGGAGAGGCGGGTGCAGATTGGAGCAACAAGCACCCCGGAGATGCTGTCCACATCAAGGCTCACCAATTGAAAGGAACCTGCGGGCATTGTTTTTGTCCTTGACACCTCTGCGAGTAGATCCACTGCAACAGAATAGGGCTCAGTTTCACCATCTTGTTTCCAAGTCAAAACCCTCAGATGGTCGAGGTTGGAAGTGATGAGAGGATTGAACCCATCCACTGTGATATTATTCCAGTTTCCTAGTTCAAGATAGGTAAGAGATGTCAGATTTGAGAGCAGAGCCATTGACAGAGTGCTGCTAGTTTCATTCCAAAGCCGGAGTTCCTTGACACAAGGAGGGAAAGGGTTAATGCTGCTGCAATCTGCTACTCCCGTGGACCACCCCGAGAACAGCTTGCCACAATTATGTATCCAAACTGATTCGAGCCACAAGAGGCCCTGGAATCCACCTCCATCCTCCACAGGTAGAGTTAGATTATGACACCCATGCAGCTTTACATTTCTGAGCGAGCTTGCCAATGATGGTGGAAACTGCAACAACACTTCCTCCTCATCATGATCCTCATCTGATGCTGCTGTTACATGCAAAACAGAAAGAGATGGGAAACATTTGAACAAACTTGCCAATGATTTTCTGGTGACACGAAATTCATCCAGTTCTAGAGATTGAACCGATTGGAGCACAATGCCATCATCCAGTGCTCTCAGAAATGTTTCATCGCAACTTCGAACCTCCATACTACTTAATGGATGTAGCTTTTGGAGATCTGTAAATGAGATGAATGATGCATCATTAATTGTCAATCTTTTTACTTCACCAAGATTGTAGAGGGCCAATTCAGACGGCATATCTTTAATTGACAAATGACTACTGCGATAATACAAGTAGTCTGTTCGGAACCAAGATAACTTGGAAGTGTGAGGCAGAGGAGGCAGGCACAACTCCGGGCATGCTTTAGTGTAAAGATCACACAGATTAGGTAATCCTGAGAACAGTAGTGCAATGAGCTTGGGACAATTAGTGCACTCGATTGTTTCAAGCCTTGAGAATAGATGTGTGTTAGCTCCTCCAATCCACTCGACAAGTTCtggcatgtcaacaaactcaacctccTTCAACTGTGTGAAACTTTTTTCTGTGATGCCACCAATGAAGTCCGGTCCAAACTGGCGTATCCCAACAATGTTTTCCAGCTTGAGTGTTCCCAGATGATGCATCAGCCCAAAAGGAGGAAGAGCAGACCAAGATACACCCTCCAGATGCAGGGTCTCCAAGTTTTTCAAGTGGGTATTGCTACACAACCAAGTGGGACCACCATGATTTACAATGCTAAGTGCTCTAAGATTGCAGTGCGGCTCAAGACCATCAAGAATACCATCTTCCACAGATGGTTGCTCGGCACTCCAAACTAAAGCCAACTCAGTTAGATTTCTTTTTGCTGTCAATTTggcttcattagcttcttccctGGTTCTCACGTTTTCAAGCCCATATATATCGAGTCCCCCTCCAATGTTTTCCAACTGACCCAACTCTCGCAATTCAAATCCAATACTCTCTTTCTTAACATGGAATCTTCTCAACTCTTGTAATAACTTCATTTTTCCAACCTCAGGAATACTGGAATGGAATTCAACATTGGAAAGGAAATGACACAAATTCACAAGGCGGCTAATGCCTTTAGGAAAATCACAACTACTTCCCCAGTATTGAAGGTCCAAGAATTTCAAGTGATAAAACCTGGACACTGTACTAGGCAAACACACTTCTGAGTAATAAGGTGATTTCAGTTTTAGGTACCGAAGGTGGATGAGCTTTGAGAAGTTGTGTGGCAAAGAATCTAGGGAGTACATGAATATAAACAGAACACGAAGGTCCTTTATTTCCTTAAATGTATCTTTCAAAATATTAACCAAGCTTGCCCTTCTGTATTCTCCAAAAATCATCAAACTCCGCAGATTTCCAATGTCTATCCTTCTCCTCAATTTATCCATTTCTCCACCAAAATTTTCAATATatttatcttgcatcaagatggATAGGTGGCGAATAGACGATGGGATGTTCTCTGCTCTAAAACTAGAACAACTGATGTGGGCACATTCTTTTGAAGAAACCATCTGTGCAAGCTCGTGCAGCAAATCATGTATTACATAATAATTGCCATATCCTTTAATCAGAAAGCCAGTCAAATAGTTCATCCAAGTACTTCGATCCAATGTCCTCAATTTTATCAGTCTGACCACCAGAATCTGTGATGCCAATCGAAATCCAAAAACGACCGATCTCTATGCTTTGAAACAAATAATCCTCAGGGTAGAGGGCACAATATGAGAAACATTTTTTTAGATGGAAAGGAAGGTAGTCATAGCTAATTTTCAGAGCAGGCATAATATCATCGTCATGGGTTTGGTTTAGCCACTCCTTGTTCTCAAGAATCTGCACCCAATGTTCTCGAGAAAATCTCTTCTTCAATAACCGACCAACTGTTTTGGCTGCCAGTGGGGAACACTTCAATTTATCTGCTATTTGTCTTGCAACTTCAATAAGTTCTTCTTTATCATGCACAGCTGAGACTTCACCAAACACACATGCTTGTTAAATCCACGTATGCATATGTATATTCATATTCttattatgcgggagatgatagaaaatccacgtatgcatatgtattcactctcgcagggggagctatttcatgaaaaagctcaaagcaaaccgtcactacatcgtctacaatgtatgccgagtttgtagcgtgttatgaggcaatggggcaggtgaactggctaaagaagttcatacccggtttgaaagtggttgacgacatctatagaccacttaaattatattgcgataataatccggcagtacaatatgctcacaacaataagtcaagtgatgctgtcaaacacattgacataaagtattatgttgtgaaaaatAAAGTCCGGGATTATGTCATAAGTcatgagcatataagtaccgaaaagatgctcgcggattcgcttacaaaaggcttaccacccaacgtgttcagagaacatatagACGATAAgggtttaagggaaagcataTAATTCATAGACAAAAGAAGgcacaaagttaagtatctatttcagaacagaatgGTGTGttgtgttgtagttgttaaatttatcggtaattgaccgtgacgatgaaacatgctctatgcgctaatctgtaatggaataaacaaaagtaaatgatatgaaattgaaagatggtaggagacaagggggagattgttagattgatctctaatcccaaactgggcccaacgacccagttgggcctttgatccgcgctcTGATCGGAGGCGTCCTGCCCACTATGGCtgaagggcccctgtcacactgcgctatatatagaggtggggccggcggctctgagtAGGGGGTTTGCCTGAGTCAAGCTGcccaccgaaacctaaaccctaatcctgatcagagaggggcgcagccagtgacgggaagccaccagctacGCCGCCCCGTTCCACCGACGTCGACGACTTCATTGACCTCTTTCCCGAACATCGTTGTCCGTGtgcagacttcaccgacgaacgagATGACGGCTTTTGGACCATCTCCCTCTGCGGTGTCTGGTTCGACACGTTCTTCTTCTATTCTTCTCTTTCTCTCGTTCTATCATTACTGTACTAATAGATGTTCTAGGACTCACAATTTATCTTAGTGTAAGTAAACTCGCTAGTTCTATGTCTAGAGTACAAGAACTACCTGCCTACGATCACGCACAACGGTCGCACGTTCAGCGCTGACGAGGCCAAAGCGGATCTGGTATTCTCCTACTACAATGATGTTCTTCGAAGTGCTTCAGTCACCAGCACCGAATCTATCTGGATCGGTTGAATCTGCTGACGCTGGACCTCACTGACCAGGTCGCTACGTTCACAAACGATTAGATCGCCAGGATTGTTCGGGAGACGTCGTCTGACCGTGAGCCTAGACTGGACAATTTCAACGACAAATTCGACAAAGCGTCCTGGGAGATTGTACAGGATGACATTGTAGCTGTGTTCCGAGCTCTGTGGGCTTTGGACTCCCGTAGCTTCTTCCTGCTGAACGATGTAGTAATGGTGCTACTGCGCAAGAAGGCGGTGCCGTCTAGACTCAGACACTACAGGCCGATAAGCCTTAATTATTAACAATGTCGGCAAGCTATTCTCCAAATGCCTAGTAATGAGGCTCGCGCCGTGAATGTCAGCAATCGTCCGAGACAACCAAACTGCATTCATCAAGGGACGCgcgacagattcatgaaaacttcCACGCCGTTCACCTGGCCTGCAGATGGTTGCACGCCAAGCGGTGTCCGACGATGCTGCTCAAGGTCGATCTAGCAAAGGCATTTGATTCCGTTGCCTGGCCATTCCTGGTAGAGATGTTGGAGCGTGTCAGTTTCCCGCAGCGATGGCGCGACTGGATCTTAGTCATTCTATCCATGGCGAGCACCAAGGTCATCATCATTGGACGGCCAGGAAGAAGGATTTGCCACGCAAGGGGGCTCCGCCAGGGCGATCCATTGTCGCCGCTACTCTTTGTCATAGTGATGGAGGTGCTCAATGAGCTCATAGAGGAAGCAGATCACCGTCACATCCCCACGCCGTTGTCGGGTGATACCATCAAGTATCGGTCGTCTATCTATGCAGACGACCTCGTCATCTTCCTCAGGCTGCAACCCGATGACTTCATCTACATCTGTCAAGTACCGCAACTATTTGCACTAGCTTCAGGCCTTGACACAAAATTGGATAAGTGCCTCATCTCGCCAATCAGGTGCTCGGAAGAGGAGGTTGCCACGGTCCAGCAAGTAGTGTTCCCATGCCAGGTGGCGCCGTTCTGTTGCAAATATTTGGGCACACCTCTATCTCTGACAAGGCTGCGACGCTCGGATGAACAGCATCTCGTCGATGCAGTGTCCGCGCGCATCCCGACTTGGAAGACAGGCCTGCTTAACAACGCCGGTCGGGCAACGCTAACCAAGACCACCCTCTCAGCCATCCTAGTTCACATTTCCATCTATTGCTATCTCTCGGTCTGGGCCATCGACGAGATCGACAGACGTCGCCGAGCGTTCCTTTGGAGCGGCACTGAATCAATGTCAGGGGGTAAGTGCCGTGTCGCTTGGCGCATTGTATGTTTGCTAAAGGAAAACGGGGGCCTGGGCGTCCTTGACTTGAGGATTATGGGGTACGCACTCTGGCAACACGATGGGAATGGCTTCGACTGACGAGCTGAGACTCCGCCTGGGCAAGGCTTCCTTCAACATCGGAGCCGATCGTGAGGAACATGTTCCAGGCATCAGTGTCTGACTGTCTGTTCAGTTGGGAGATGGCGCGACGGCGTGCTTCTAGAAAGACCGGGCTCCCCTCGGGCGCCATCAGTGCTTTTGCACCAAGTCTGTTCCGAGCGGTGGGTCGCCATTGCCGTGGCCGGACCTTGAAAGATGCCTTGCAACACCGTCAGTGGGTCAAGGACATCACCGGTGCCCTCACTGTACCGGTGCTGTGCGACTACGTCCAGCTTTGGGAAGCTCTCGAGAACGTCTAGTTGAACCCGCTCGAATCGGACCGCTTCGTCTGGTGCTGGACGACGAACGGAGAGTACTTTGTGTCTTCAACTTATCACTCCTTCTTCAGTGGTATGTCATCGATGCGGGGGGGCAAAGAAGACTGGAGAGCCGCAATTCCCCCAAAGGTGAAATTCTTCTTCTGGTTGGCACTTCATGGATGTCTTTGGACGGCGAAGTAGAGGAAGCGCCACGGTCTCCAGGACATAGCTGCGTGCACACTCTTCGATCAGGACGACGAGACCACGGATCACCTGCGTCTTCAGTCGCGAGGTCTGG encodes:
- the LOC136471610 gene encoding plastid division protein PDV1-like, translating into MRWDAAEAEAALERIWDLHDRLSDAILAASRAHLLLPAPPPHPVPSAPFAKGTHRVCGGSKNGCVFVKGGGGGGGGGGDALAAAAEAVAEARSLHAIRSALEDVEDHLEFLHTVQSQQRAERDAAIARLEQSRLVLAMRLAEHQGKKYRVIDEALAFVGEVSDKSQFISPEDVRATHSQSEDNAEDNGGNGSRIMSNVLSCSLSLAKNSFRLDKIASALGNAAVFAVSMLAFLQLHQITFGSKAPAMEYRKRIEYNFHSGSSQPNGKGKLLEVYLARG